In Apis cerana isolate GH-2021 linkage group LG3, AcerK_1.0, whole genome shotgun sequence, the sequence CTCGAAATACGACAtggtataatatatacgaaGTCTCAGATCCTGATGCTAGTACAATTACTGTAGGTAGTCTAATTCCATTTATGCAGTATAAACTGCGATTAATTGCTAACAATGTAGTCGGTGCTTCTCAACCTTCCGAACCAACGaaagaatttcaaacaattcaaGCACCACCATCACATCCTCCTCGAAATGTTACAGTTCGTGCAATGAGCGCTACAGAATTGCGTGTTAGATGGATTCCATTACAACAAATTGAATGGTATGGAAATCCAAGGGGATATAATGTTACCTATACTGAAGTTCGgacaaaaaaatcaaaaagcaTAACTATAGAAGATCATACAGCAAATTCCTATATCTTAGAAAATATGGAAGAATATGCTCTTTATGAAGTTGTAATGCAAGCATTTAATGATGTTGGATCATCAATGGTAAGTCCAAAAGCTATTGAAAGAACTCGTGAATCAGTTCCTTCAATGGGACCTATTAATGTGGAAGCTAATTCAACATCTTCCACTACTATATTAGTTAAATGGGGCGATGTTCCTATAGAACATCAAAATGGACAAATAGAAggatttaaagtttattatggATCAAATGCTAGATCAGCATTCCAGTATAAAAACATTCCTAGTAATACAACATTTACGACAACTTTAACAGAACTTCgaaaatttgttcaatatcATATACAAGTTTTAGCTTATACAAGACTTGGCGATGGTACTTTAAGTACTCCGCCAGTTAGAGTACAAACATTTGAAGATGCTCCTGGACCTCCTTCAAATGTGTCATTTCCTGATGTAAGCTTTACTACTGCTCGTATTATTTGGGATACTCCAGAAGATCCAAATGGAGAGATTCTTGCCTATAAAgttatgtttcatttaaataatagtcaagatcatcaattttcaaaagagtTTCCTGCATCAGATAGAACTTTTAGAGCAACTGGGCTAGAaccagaaaaatattatatgttctCAGTAACAGCACAAACAAGATTAGGTTGGGGAAAAACAGCATACGCTCTTGTTTTCACTACAAATAATAGAGAACGCCCACAAGCACCATCAATGCCACAAATTAGTCGATCACAAATACAAAGTAGACAGATAACATTTACTTGGACACCAGGTCGTGATGGATTTGCTCCATTAAGATATTATACAGTACAACAATCAGAAAATTCAGGaccatttcaaattattcctgAAAGAGTAGAACCAACTTTAACTTCGTATACagcaaataatttgaaacccttcactttttatcaattccgaATACAAGCAACTAATGATATAGGTCCTTCAACTTGGAGTACAGAATCTGTTCAAGTTCAAACTTTACCAGCAGGTAAATTAAACcttcgtttctttattttttatatgaaatttatttaattgaaatataagatattataacaTGAATTTGTAGCACCTTCTCGAGGAGTTATTGGATTGAAAGTTGTTCCAATAACAACATCTAGCATAGAAGTTCATTGGAATGCGatagatgaaatatattgGAGTGGAGATCACCAAACAGGTGGTTATCGCGTTATTTACCAACCAGTTTCTGATTTTCCAACAGCTCTTCAAGATACACCTAAAGAAGAAGTTTTaggaataaaagtatataaaaatataaattaaagaaattgattttaaatgacttgtattaattttttttaattctataggCTACAAAGATTGTTCTAAGTGACTTAACAGAAGATAGATATTATGAAGTAATAGTTTTACCATTCAATTCTGAAGGAGAAGGTCCACCAAGTCCTCCAGTGACTGTATATGTAGGAGAAGCAGTTCCCACAGGAGAGCCACAGTATTTAAAAGCAGAACCAATTTCTTCTACAGAAGTACATTTACGTTGGAAACCACCTCAAGCCAATATGCAAAATGGAGATTTATTAggatataaagtaaaattcatcattttttactatagactttattattttaacaaaattttttaattaaaagttattatttatatttacatatttatattttatatttatatatttattatatattttttattttagattttttacttAGTTACTGATTCTCCACAAGATTTAGAGAataaacaagaagaagaaatagaagtTGTACCAGCATCATATTTAACACATAGCTtagtatttttagataaatatacagaatatcgTATTCAAGTATTAGCTTTCAATCCTGCTGGTGATGGTCCTCGAACTCCATCTATTACTGTGAGAACTAAGCAggtatatcattaaatttgaaatctaataattaataataaataataataatctaataatctaataattaaattaaaattcgtaatttaacttataaaaatatatttaattattatatcattaaatattatttgcaggATATACCTGGACCaccatataatttacaattctcAGAAATTACAATGACTAGTCTTCGTGTTTCTTGGGAAGCACCAAAACTACGAAATGGTGAAATAGTTGGCTATATTGTTACATATGAAACAGCAGAACAAAATGATCGtacgtttttaaatatatatatcaattatttgagaaatttaattataaataattgttcataTAGAatgtaatgttttaaattattgtaggTTTTAGTAAGCAAGTTAAACAAAAAGTAACAGAAACAAGTTTACTAATTCAACctttagaagaagaagaaacatatACTTTTATGGTTCGGGCGCAAACCATTGATTTTGGTCCACCTATATCCGGAAATGTCACAACAGGTCCACAAGAAGGCTCACCTATGGCACCTAGCAATCTTGCTGTTACAAAAACAGTATCTAGTGTTGAATTACAATGGACTAATGGAGCTTCCGGAAAAGGACCTATATTAGGATATTATGTTGAAACACGACGAAaaggtaaataaataacataaaatcttttaatatataaaattctttaaaaactgaaataattattacagaattaatttaaaaaatattaaaaaatatatacatatttatataagatatgaaagataaaaatgaaaaataaaatttctttgattattttgatattttatatacattttattttattttattttatattctattattcttttatatacatttgattttgtatgtatatttataatataagattctaaatgatattatttgaattactaatattgccttttttataatcatatagcAATGGAAGAGTGGCAGCATTGTAAGTGTCAATGCACGTAAATATTGAGCGTCGATTATTGTTAGATAATCTCAacagttaaatataattttattagtgttAAAACATAGCATCCTGTTTGTAATTAATCTGTGATTTGTTTAGTGACATTTGTACTGTTGATTGCATGATGATGTCATAGCATGACATTTTCCATGAATTCAATTAGAAATTCATCAAACATTTTAACTTTGAATGCTgctaattatattgtaataaataaatagttgaAATTTGACATGTTAGATaatgatatacaattttaattttccagttcctatatttaatatttcattaatgccctttaaatatgtaatatagattaaatataacttcgcaagttttcaattatgattaatttttaaaatgttaaaatgatcaaatatattatttttttttttataatatattataggaaaatatacaatatactattcaattaatttcaagaaaacaTGCAGAAGTTTTTGATTGTAtttatgatttcaatattacattgaaactaaataaatattattgtatttataattatagatgaCAGTCGTTGGCAGACAATAGTACGTAGCAGTAATGGACCATTGACAGAATTTTCTGTATCTTATCAAAATTTACTTCCATCCACATCATATTTATTCAggataatatcatataatcgtTATGGAATTAGCTATCCTGCATATTCCACAGAAACGGTAAATATTATTGCtacattatatatgttttttatgaatatttttatgcattaaatattataatatatttttttttagattttaactccatcaaagttatattttgaatatgcaTATTTACAACATAAACCATTTTATAGACAAACTTGGTTTATGGTTACTTTAGCTGCTGCatcaattataatcattataatggTCATAGCAGTGCTATGTGTAAAAAGTAAaagctataaatataaacgtaagtcataataaatatattctaatgcAAAGCATAtagattaatgataataaaataattgtcttAGAAGAAGCACAAAAGACACTTGAAGAATCTATGGCTATGGATACAGATGATAGACAAGAATCTGATTTAGAGCTTTATAGATCAAGACAAGGAGGCGGTGGTACTATGAATATAGCAAATGCTTGCGGTACATTAGGTAAAAGAAATACTTTAGCAAGAAAATCTATGCATCCACCTCCTCCTACGATGTTAGGTAAATCACCTCCTAGACCTTCACCAGCTTCAGTTGCTTATCACAGTGATGAAGAAAGTTTGAAAGGATATGATGAAAATCCTGATGATAGTAGTGTTACAGAAAAACCTTCTGAAATTAGTTCAACAGATTCTCaggtaattttttactttctgaaatatattaaaaataataataggatacatagaatataattttgtttcataggGATCTGAAAGTGAAAATGAAAGTGTACAATCGGATCCACATTCTTTCGTAAATCATTATGCTAATGTTAATGATTCATTAAGACAGTCTTGGAAGCGTCAAAAACCAGTTAGAAATTATTCATCATATACTGATTCTGAACCAGAAGGTAGTGCTGTTGTCAGTTTAAATGGAGgacaaattattatgaataatatggcAAGGTCAAGAGCACCATTGCCTGGTTTCTCATCATTCGTATAAttcatacataataaaaaattgaagtctttttaaatagataggGTGCCGAATTACAATCAAttgctaatatttataattgttatacagtaaaattaaaataaatttatgctgagcaataattaatttgaaaacatttagataaaaaactatttaaaaaaaaaattaaaaaattactatataagATGAGACTGgttgttaaaattttgataatttttataaaatagaatagttaaaattttaatagctcagcattgaaattaaaatacacaGAGTTAAAGACTTATGTTGAAACACAAACTCGAGTGTTTCACACATGCTACgtatagtaattttaatatgcttCTGGCACCATCATAttgtgatatattaaaatacatattatttataattttagataaagtcagaatatatgtataatgaatattttttatttttattaagtgaagttaaaacaaattattgcaTGGatctcgaataatataatgcttatgcatttttttaattataagaaaagataAGTTGTTTAAAACCATCTGTCAACATATTAATAAcgtattaataatgtaatagaataatattgtgaaaCAATATCGTAACAAAAACTGCCAGAAacaattacttaataaatccagaaaacgaaatattttaatattatattaaacattaaaacatttaaaacaacatcaattaaactttctttcatgtgaataaatttttttaatatttctaattaacatttatactACAAATGAAAGTTGTACAATATcatcgatttatataaatatatcagaaatatcatatcagaaataatcttcatagattaaaaataaatctgataatattattgtactgATTAAAtagtaaacaaataattacttatgtaaaatataactgCGTGCATTTCTATGTTTAAAAGActctttttaataacattatgtataatgtatataaaatttatataaattatagaatactGATAAAAACTCTTGTATATTTAGTGCACAGTTTAAGTAATATTAGATCAAATTTTATgctgaataatttttgagaatttttttttaaatagataacttatcatttatttttattttttttaaattataaaattaagaaaaagaaattaaagaaataaaagtagcTTTAATGCATTTACATTtgcatacaaaaaatatatgcaatctatttaatttatcattaattcattaattcatttgtagtatataatattacatttacagTATTGTGAACATTAGTATAGCATACAGACTTATTCAATTTAgaacagaatttttttattataattattctatgtaattattattttaaaaacgaaaattattctaaattgatattgatgcataaattttttttttaaataaaatgttttttgttcttcttaattatttattttgtaatgaaaaaaaagattatagaaataatataaaatgttaaaaaatatatagacaaatttttaaaaatatctttgatatgttaaatattttattgtgttaaaaatttaggaatttattgaaaataaaagaaaatgatatgaaatgaatgaaaattattgaacaattAAGTAATGGCagctataattatattatatttaatagaaaaattactagttgtaattaattgataaattaaaattgataaattatattaattaaattattaattattgaatttttaatttgattttaaacagTCATAATTgcaacttaaaaataattaatgtgtCATAAAATAGATAGCAAGttatttagtaaatatttaGTCTTAAATGCaatcatctttttatttttattatatattttttctttttttaaaaaacttgctTTCTAGTTTTGttgtatatagtattatagtattaattttattttttatgtgttAGTATCAATCATCAATTATCATCTTGTCATAAGTATCTtgtcagaaataaaaatacaattgtttCTAAAACACTGCCAATAATTAGTTCaaagatacaattttttttatccacatttgtatgtattaataacaaattcataagaaattattatacatattaaatcacgtttgaaattatacattacttgtacaaaatattttaagtacatgttaatgttttaataaaatttatataattttattcataatatttcctcataattttatttaataaattttaaaatatttttaaaacaattgatattgtgttcatataaataaatagtatttattttattaagagatttttatttatataaaaattttttcacaagCTTCAAACCATTTATTAAGTTTTGGTGgatatttatttggaaaaatttgtttaattgtaGACCATGCAGCAATATCTGCTatatcaagtttttttttatttaaccaatttatatttaacttatcTGCTATTAATGacaatatttcttgttttttctttgatgattcttcaaaatataaagaatgacacaaatctaatattaaatcagtagtatttaatttctctaCACAATCGGAGTTTTCATAATTGtgtgaatttattaatctacttatatatcttagaaaatttgtttcaccAGTTATACAATAACTATGTAGACCAGATACAAGTTGCAGATCTTcaactgaaaataaaatcttatataaatatatttttattttaattattaaatataaatatataaattattttaccatCTTtccaaattaatgataaattaataatattatttttagaagagCTTGTAGttgattgataaataaaagatcctTCTTTATTAAGATTTGAATGAACATAAGTTTGTACTTTAATATCAATGTCTTcccataaattttgtaatgcaGATATAAAGTATGGTGGCCTTTTAGGATTTACATTAATGATAAGATTTACATTAACTGCCttctataaaaatcaatattaacaaattattattttttatgcttttgactttgagaataaaaatttttattttatattaatttatttcacattaCCTGATTTGTGACACTTTTATTGATTACTGCAACTTGATTTGTCTGTTTTAAAAATCCAGAAAGTGTTGAAACTTGTTTCTTAAGTTCTGCAAGTTGtgctaatattttttcttgtcgTACTTCTAATGCATTATATTCTGGTAGCGGACtctgaaataaaatgttactctaagtatatataatattttatataaaacattaataattatgaaaatataaatcttaataaaagcattaaattaattagataattttagaataaaattagaattatttgacattaatatataaaatttagaatttaaaaacatatatattatgattaattataattaaaatgaaatttttctatttctaaaatattactaaagaaataaatatctttatgtaaaatattattatataaatacattataattactattcgATCACAATCTAAACTTtgcaatttaatacaatagttatgaaaacatattttttcataaaatatattatgaacatTATTTCAAGTTGAAAaacgttaataaaattcaatataaaatggacatatttattagtttcatGTCAGAAGAAAATGTCCAAAAACTCAGGGTTATGAATTATAGATTTGATAGTTCACCAGTAACATTGTTGATTAATACTAGTGAACAGCTATAAGATACATACATCTTTTTACTGGGTTAGGTTTTACATGTATTTGGTTATACAACTGTACTTTGTAGCTTTCAGTTTCAGTGCAGTTCTAATTTAGTAAGCTTGCCCTTCTATACTAATTATCGGCGTATTCCCGCTTATCCTTCGAACGaactaaatttttcatataccgTAGTCGCGTAGTGTCCTGTTAGATGAAAAATTGGAGGGGCAAACATCGATCAAGCCTGTAGAACCATATTCCCGGTCGATCGTGATTAGTGCTTGTGGAAATTTTGGGAGGAGTCATGCACAACAAGCTCGAGACAGAAGAAACACTCGTAGCTACCATGCTTACTAAACGCGTGAGTAAACCGTTCATTCTAGTTAACTAGCAATGTTTTCTTTCACATCGGCAGGATAACAGAAATGATGAAAACCTTTAAAAAGCTGATAACCTGCTCAGTGATATCAGGCACGATCTTGTTCTCGGCTTCCGTATGGTCGTCTGTTGATTCTTCATGAATATTTCGCATTTCGTACATCATTTTTCTATGATGCAATATTCGTGGCAAGGAAACAATTGGTTTTAACGTATACATTGTCATTTCGTTACGCATTTTGTTCGTTATTCCgtgattaatttgtaaaaaaccATCGACTTATATTCACATTCGATCGTTACACTCTCGTTCGTTTTTCGTATTTCTCGATTTTAACTTGACGGCCATTTTTCTTTGATCCCCCCTATCTCTATCGTACTTTCATGCTGGCGCTAATGTTTTCCAACTGCTAACATCCGTTTCAAAGATGGCGCCATAATTTTTGGTAAAATTACATCATACAAGAATTTTACGTTGTTGttattagtatattttatatatttctttatgtgttaagctttgaaaaattaatttattttaatagtaattattataataattaattataattaaattattttctcatttagaaaacaattttggaatatgttatattagtataatatgtaaaataattgaatagtttattattatttataaattattgataaatttttaaatttattattccagtatttaaacaaatgtttaacaaacaaataattgaTCATAATATTGTTGTGTTTGTTTGATTAGCAACTTCCATTAACTTTTTCTGATTATTGAATGcaacagaaaatataatttaatacataaaacttttgatataatgaaatataaaatatataagaaagaagtgctgttgatgaaatatataatgaaatatatataaaaaaaattgtataaaatctattaaaaattaaaatttaacaaaaccTTAGTTTCAATTAACAAGATGTCGCGTTCATcgctaatttcttttaaattaattgatatttattattaattaaattgtataataaacatagataaaatttttttcttttatattgataacattaatttttaattactgtgATATTATaagctaaaaaaaagaatataccgACTAAACGCATAAATTAGAGTTATGGTGGTGTCCTCTGTCGCAGTTTCTTTATAACTAAGGATAGATCTCTTGCGGGTAACAGCGAAACTCATTCGATTACACATgtgaattaattacataatttgtttgagataaaaagtataattgaacaaaataaaaataactgtaaaaaaaaagggaagtaaataaagaaaagaaagcatGTTTATCGGAAGTGCGGTTAGAATCGCGTTCTTCCAACCGCGCATGTCGCCACCTATTGTT encodes:
- the LOC107998201 gene encoding protein sidekick isoform X5, giving the protein MEMLWRNVVADLSTFLSTRTRILFAAVYFIWIAGSACATETLQEPRFTTQPSSSGNILSENRTKFLQCQARGNPQPKYKWFKDGVPLSNELTSEIYYRIQSTRREDAGVYHCVATNDVGSIFSERITFAVAYMGLFEDLTERIVSVKSGSAAVLTLPPIESHPAPDVTWFTSDGSLLYGIKYASVHHTLLILNASESDQGLYRARAINTQLGKEENSPFFKLQITGDSNAEIAPTIIVKPQDTQIIKDQDVTYIHCIANARSLHELRTLWTKDGIPIENSRISYSFNDSWNRTLALISANITYTGVYSCHVDLRSGEYPTMNASAKVVVYEKPMFITELKRETLSDYGSTVTLPCDVVGVPPPKITWFRNAEPVDHLLGSRYAMEEDGSLTIKKLTMSDSGMFQCLASNEAGEASSYTWLKAKTSGPVMENGPQNQTILDGKDATLTCNAVAAPIPNTTWIYNDTMSVEIAGRVQVLDNGDLLIAAVKPNDAGKYTCIRANEAGSVNGSAYLSVLVRTQIIQPPVDTSVLLGYTAELQCKVSNDPSVLYDIAWFHNSQVINTQASQRVKMRNDGTLEIAAVRASDVGEYMCSVVSPGGNETRSARLSVIELPFAPINVMANRVERISPRTINVSWVPGFDGNSPTKKFIVQRREVSDLGPIPDSALNWIIECNNVSAQNRWVILNNLKAAAAYQFRVTAENSVGEGPPSDPSNVVVLPQEPPSGPPVGFVGSARSSSEIITQWQLPLEEYRNGHILGYVLRYRLYGYNDNPWTIQNITNEAQKNYLITDLITWKDYIVQIAAYNDKGVGIFTEGLKIKTKEGIPEAPPTNVKAKAMNSTAIKVWWKPPNPQKINGINQGYKLQAWIGNNFTEANEYKSMTVPPSLFDPLAEQSAIMTGLKKYTLYNITVLCFTDPGDGEKSSPVQIRTREDVPEEVENLQFENISDRSLTVKWNPPQEINGILIFYQLKYMIKDMPDSLRIENFTSDVLSAKIEHLQAMTHYRFEVVAWTSIGPGKPAVAVIQSGVEPVLPEPPTKLALSNIDAFSVVLQFTPGFDGNSSIIKWTVQAQTTRNTTWYNIYEVSDPDASTITVGSLIPFMQYKLRLIANNVVGASQPSEPTKEFQTIQAPPSHPPRNVTVRAMSATELRVRWIPLQQIEWYGNPRGYNVTYTEVRTKKSKSITIEDHTANSYILENMEEYALYEVVMQAFNDVGSSMVSPKAIERTRESVPSMGPINVEANSTSSTTILVKWGDVPIEHQNGQIEGFKVYYGSNARSAFQYKNIPSNTTFTTTLTELRKFVQYHIQVLAYTRLGDGTLSTPPVRVQTFEDAPGPPSNVSFPDVSFTTARIIWDTPEDPNGEILAYKVMFHLNNSQDHQFSKEFPASDRTFRATGLEPEKYYMFSVTAQTRLGWGKTAYALVFTTNNRERPQAPSMPQISRSQIQSRQITFTWTPGRDGFAPLRYYTVQQSENSGPFQIIPERVEPTLTSYTANNLKPFTFYQFRIQATNDIGPSTWSTESVQVQTLPAAPSRGVIGLKVVPITTSSIEVHWNAIDEIYWSGDHQTGGYRVIYQPVSDFPTALQDTPKEEVLGIKATKIVLSDLTEDRYYEVIVLPFNSEGEGPPSPPVTVYVGEAVPTGEPQYLKAEPISSTEVHLRWKPPQANMQNGDLLGYKIFYLVTDSPQDLENKQEEEIEVVPASYLTHSLVFLDKYTEYRIQVLAFNPAGDGPRTPSITVRTKQDIPGPPYNLQFSEITMTSLRVSWEAPKLRNGEIVGYIVTYETAEQNDRFSKQVKQKVTETSLLIQPLEEEETYTFMVRAQTIDFGPPISGNVTTGPQEGSPMAPSNLAVTKTVSSVELQWTNGASGKGPILGYYVETRRKDDSRWQTIVRSSNGPLTEFSVSYQNLLPSTSYLFRIISYNRYGISYPAYSTETILTPSKLYFEYAYLQHKPFYRQTWFMVTLAAASIIIIIMVIAVLCVKSKSYKYKQEAQKTLEESMAMDTDDRQESDLELYRSRQGGGGTMNIANACGTLGKRNTLARKSMHPPPPTMLGKSPPRPSPASVAYHSDEESLKGYDENPDDSSVTEKPSEISSTDSQGSESENESVQSDPHSFVNHYANVNDSLRQSWKRQKPVRNYSSYTDSEPEGSAVVSLNGGQIIMNNMARSRAPLPGFSSFV